GATGAGCTGCCGGGCACCTACGCCATTGGCGCCGTGGAACTGGTCGTGAAGGCGGGCGCGCGCGTGCGCTACGTGTCCATTCAGAACTGGGGCAAGGGCGTGACCCATATTCAGCGCCAGCGCGGCGACGTAGAGCGCGACGCGACCCTGAACAGCCTCGTGGTGACGATGGGCGGCACCCTCTCGCGCACCGAGATGCAGAGCTACCTGCGCGGCCAGGGCGCTGACAGCGAGATGCTGGCGCTGTACTTTGCCAACGAGGACCAGCACTTCGACCACTACACGCTGCAGCACCACGCCGCCGCGCACGCCCACAGCGACCTGCTGTACAAGGGCGTGAACGCCGACGCCAGCGTGGGCGTGTTCTCCGGCATGATCAAGGTGGACCTGGGCGCCCAGAAAACCGACGCCTACCAGAAGCACCGCACCCTGATGCTCAGCAGCGAGGCCCGCAACTACTCGGTGCCGCAGCTGGAAATCAACGCTAATGACGTGCGCTGCAGCCACGGTAGCACCACCAGCCCGGTGGACCAGGAAGCCCTGTTCTTCCTGCGCTCGCGCGGCATCAGCAAGGAAACGGCCGAGAAGATGCTCGTCACGGCCTTCCTGGAAGACGTGCTGGGCCGCGTGCCGCTCTCCAGCGTGGTGAAGTACATCGAAGGCATCATCGCCAAGAAGGTGGGCGCGGTTTAACCGCCCCAGCTTGTCAGAGGCCAGTCTTGACCGGAGGCTGGCCTCTGCTGTTTCCTCCTGGGGGATGGACACGCGGCTGCAGCTTGAGGCTTTTGACGAGGGCGGCGAGGTGGCTGGATTCGCCCTGCTGCGGGAAAGTGTCCTGCCCAGCAGCAGCGCGGCCGAGTTTCAGTGGGACTCTACGCCGGAACGGGTGTACTGGTGCCCCGCAGCGGTGCTCAGGCGCATTGCCGCTTTAGCGTCTGCCTACGAACTGCGGGGGCTGGGCAAACTGGGACTTGGGCTGTGCAGCACCAAGTTTCCCGCAGAGCAGATGGGCCTTCTCGCAGAGGAATGTCGGTTCCTGCAGCAACTGGTCAACGATCAGGCGGTGCAGGCGGTATGCGCGCAGCTCATGGCCCTGACCAGCCAGGTGGAGCGCCATCGGTCCCAGCCTAACCGCCTGTGGCTGCTGATTGACCGCTCTGATGGCGAACCTGTGGACGAGGCCGAGGCCTGAGTTCAGGGGCCCTCCCCTTTTGGCACTCAGGCCGGCAGGGTTCCCGCTTCCACAGCCGTGTCCATGACCGCCTGCGCCAGCGTCCAGAGGGCGGGGAAGTCACGCAGGCGGGGCTCTTTCAGGGCGCGCAGCCGCGTGGCGGTCAGCTGGGGTTCACGCTCGGCGCACCCCAGCCCCCCGCCAGCCCAGGTGAGCAGCATGGGCTGCAGGGCGTCCAGGGCGCGGGCAAAGCGCGCCTCCGTGGTCTGGGCAGCCTCAAACTCGGCGTGAAGCTCCAGAAAGGCGGTTCGCTGTGGCTCGGGCAAGAGGCCAAATAACTGCTTTGCCGCCGCCGCTTCCGCCTGGGCCTGCTGCGCGTGGGCCTCGGCGCTTGCATCAAAATGCAGGTCGCCTGCGCCGATCTCCACGAGGTCGTGGATCAGCAGCAGTTCCACCACCCGCGCGCCGTTGGTTCCGGCGGGGGCACAGTCCATCAGGGTCAGCGCCATCAGGGCCAGATGCCAGGAATGTTCGGCGCTGTTCTCGGGGCGCGTGCCGTCATGCAGCCAGGTGGTGCGCTGCACTGCTTTCAGGCGGTCGCAGGTGAGCAGAAAGTCCAACTGGGCACCCAGGCGTGGATCAAGGCGAGGCATTGGCGAGGAGCATAAGGGACGGCTGTGGGCCCCCATCATGCTCAGCACAACCAGTTTTCTCGCGTCTGGCGGCAGCGCCTGCCTCAGAGCGCTCACCACATGACCGCCACAGACAGCGGTTGAAGTTGAGGGGGTGCGTTCCTCCCCTGGGCGGAACGGATGACCGCTGTCAGCGGTCCAGTTCGATCTTGCCGTCTTCCTCGCCCCACCACTGAATGCGCCTGGCGTCCACGACCAGCATCACCAGCCCCTCGGTGTCCAGGCCATCTTTGAACCACTGTTCCAGCTCCTTATGCCAGTGGTCTTTCATCACCCGGCGGTCGTGCAGCACGCGGGCATGGCCCTGCACCGCCACGAACAGAAAGCCCTGGTCGGCCTTGAAATTCAGCATGACGTGGCTGTTCTTCTCAATATCCCGGGCGGCGCGCGAGTCGGCCCAGGTGAAAAAGTAGCTGGTGCCGTCGTACTCCACCTCGCCGTTGTTGCTCATGGGGCGCGAGGCCAGCTGGCCGTGGGCGCTCACGGTGGTGAGCAGGCAGTAGTCCATGCCGCGCATCTTCTGGGCCAGGGCTTTGAGGGCAGAGGTCGCCATACCCGATGGTAGGGGGCAGGCCCCGGCCGGCGGACCAGTGCCTGTTGAGCTTTCGGTCATGCCGGGCCCACCGGCCCCGTCTACGCCTGCGCCTATGGCGCCTGGGTCAGCCACAGGGCGCGGTAGGGGTCCAGCACCACGGGCGCGTGCCCGAAGGTAAAGGCGCTGCCCGCCAGATGGTCCAGCGCGTGTTCGCCCAGATGCTCGTGCAGGGCGCTGGCCGGCAGGTGGACCGTGTGTTCGCTGAAGTTGTACACGCCCACAAACGTGCCCAGCGGATGGTCACGGCGCAGCAGCAGCACGCAGGGGTCGGGGCTGGGCACGGGGCGGCTTTCGATGCTGGCGTGCAGGTGCGCCAACCCCTGGCGCGCGGCAATCTGGCGGCGCAGGCCCGCGTTCACGCGGCCGTGGGGGGTGCTGGCGTCGGCGGCCACGGCTTCGGCGCGGGCCCAGTCCATGCGGGGGCGGTGCACCCAGCGGTTGTCGGGGGCGTGCTCGGGCGTGGCGGCAAAATCATGGTCGTTCAGCAGCGCCAGTTCGTCGCCCATGTACAGCAGGGGCACACCGCCAAAGCCCAGGGTGACCGCGTGCAGCAGCAGCAGGCGCCGCACCGCCAGATCAATCTGCCGGGGATCTCCTGCCGCCAGCGCCGCTTCCAGCCCCGCGAGGCTGGCCGCCGAGCCGCTGATGCGGCGGTCCCCGGTTTGCGGGTTGTGTTGAAACACCAGCCCGCGCGCAAAGGTGCCCGGGAACTCGCCGCTGTAAAAGTCACTCAGAAAATGGCGGTGGGCGGGTCCCGAGAGGCCCACGCGCGCCGCGTCCAGGTCGCTGATCGCCCAGCCGATGTCGTCGTGGCAGCGCACGTACATGCCCCAGGTGGTGTTCGTGGGTTTGGGCGGAAAGGCGCGCAGGGCCGCTTCAAAGAGGCGGGTGTCGCGGCTGGCGAGGCTGCTCCACAGCTGCACCATCAGCGAGTTGTGGTAGGCCATGTCGCTCACGCGGCCGTGGTGCCCGCCAGTGCCCAGGTAGTGAATCAGGTCCCCCGGCGCCACGATTGCCTCGGCCTTGAAGGCCACGGCTGGCGCGGCGATGCGCGCGCAGGCCCGCATGGCCCGGGTCAGGTGGTGCACCTCGGGCTGGTTCTGGCAGTCGGTGCCGGGGCGCTTCCACAGAAAGGCGATGGCGTCCAGGCGAAACACCTCCACTCCCCGGTTGGCAAGGTGCAGGATGATGTCCACGAATTCGCGCAGCACCGCCGGGTTGGCCCAGTTCAGGTCCCACTGGTAGGCATTGAAGGTGGTCCACACCCAGCTGCGCGCCTCCTCGTTCCAGGTGAAGTTGCCGGGGGCGAAATCGGGGA
The window above is part of the Deinococcus aquaedulcis genome. Proteins encoded here:
- the sufD gene encoding Fe-S cluster assembly protein SufD encodes the protein MTQFSNQLAEYTGPEWLTAKRQESLELFNTLSVPTESVEAWKYTQVDVDFAALRPHGKREAVSDISALPKSVQERLSSTDVGAFLVLDGPDVVYRTELPAELSAKGVIFTDLKTAVEQHADKVQQYLYSVVPAEVPDDTTIAAPGTTPSKSPDPSEGKFSALAAALWTNGAFMYVPRGVEVELPLGSFRVMSEAGTYTATRTLVVAEENAQVTFIDEQASDELPGTYAIGAVELVVKAGARVRYVSIQNWGKGVTHIQRQRGDVERDATLNSLVVTMGGTLSRTEMQSYLRGQGADSEMLALYFANEDQHFDHYTLQHHAAAHAHSDLLYKGVNADASVGVFSGMIKVDLGAQKTDAYQKHRTLMLSSEARNYSVPQLEINANDVRCSHGSTTSPVDQEALFFLRSRGISKETAEKMLVTAFLEDVLGRVPLSSVVKYIEGIIAKKVGAV
- a CDS encoding HD domain-containing protein; translation: MPRLDPRLGAQLDFLLTCDRLKAVQRTTWLHDGTRPENSAEHSWHLALMALTLMDCAPAGTNGARVVELLLIHDLVEIGAGDLHFDASAEAHAQQAQAEAAAAKQLFGLLPEPQRTAFLELHAEFEAAQTTEARFARALDALQPMLLTWAGGGLGCAEREPQLTATRLRALKEPRLRDFPALWTLAQAVMDTAVEAGTLPA
- a CDS encoding pyridoxamine 5'-phosphate oxidase family protein is translated as MATSALKALAQKMRGMDYCLLTTVSAHGQLASRPMSNNGEVEYDGTSYFFTWADSRAARDIEKNSHVMLNFKADQGFLFVAVQGHARVLHDRRVMKDHWHKELEQWFKDGLDTEGLVMLVVDARRIQWWGEEDGKIELDR
- a CDS encoding alpha-amylase family protein produces the protein MAPSDPSRLLAPDSLRRAFDDDRDADTFLLRLERYGPELIESLGAVYGEAATEALLPELLEVLLHAYHTRPADLKRLDEARLLRPDWLQQPEMIGYVAYADRFAGTLKGVQTRVPYLEGLGVKYLHLMPLLRPRAGENDGGYAVADYRAVREDLGSMDDLSALAADLRGRGISLVLDLVLNHVAQEHEWAHKARAGDPIYRDYFHLFPDRTVPDAYERTLPEIFPDFAPGNFTWNEEARSWVWTTFNAYQWDLNWANPAVLREFVDIILHLANRGVEVFRLDAIAFLWKRPGTDCQNQPEVHHLTRAMRACARIAAPAVAFKAEAIVAPGDLIHYLGTGGHHGRVSDMAYHNSLMVQLWSSLASRDTRLFEAALRAFPPKPTNTTWGMYVRCHDDIGWAISDLDAARVGLSGPAHRHFLSDFYSGEFPGTFARGLVFQHNPQTGDRRISGSAASLAGLEAALAAGDPRQIDLAVRRLLLLHAVTLGFGGVPLLYMGDELALLNDHDFAATPEHAPDNRWVHRPRMDWARAEAVAADASTPHGRVNAGLRRQIAARQGLAHLHASIESRPVPSPDPCVLLLRRDHPLGTFVGVYNFSEHTVHLPASALHEHLGEHALDHLAGSAFTFGHAPVVLDPYRALWLTQAP